The following DNA comes from Oharaeibacter diazotrophicus.
GCGCGGGTCGTAGACGATCGTGGCGAGCCGGGTGTCGAGCCGGCGCGGGTTCAGCCGGCGCACGGTGCGCTCGCCGGCGCGGCGGCCGACCACATCGGGCGCCTCGAGGTCGGCGAGATGGACCTTGCCGGAGGAGTCCCAGTCGCGCTCCATCGCCGTGCCCTCGCCGGCGATCACCGACACCGAATGGCCGTGGCGCGAGGTCTCGTAGCCCCCGGAGAATCCGGTGGACGTCACGAGCGCAGCGCCCGCCCGGCTCCAGTAGGCGCCGGCGCCGTTGGAATTGGCGACGCCGGCGACCGCGCGGGCGGCGTCCTCGCAAGCGCGGGCGCGCTCGGAGAGGGCCGCGACGTCGGGCGTGACGCCGTCGCAGAGGTCGAGGTCGGGGACGTCGCGGGCGAGCAGCGCGCGGTCGGCGAGGCCGGCGAAGCGGTCCGGCGGGGCCGCCTTCGCCATCGCGACGACGCGCTCGGCGAGTTCGCCGACGTCGGCGCCGAGCGTGGCGGAGACGGTGGCGTTGCGCTCGCCGACGAAGACGCGCAGGCCGAAGTCGTCGTTCTCGGAATGCTCGACCTTCTCGACCTTGCCGAGCCGGAGCGAGACCACCTCGTTGACGGAGCGCGAGGCGACGGCGTCGGCGGCGTCGGCGCCGGCGCGCAGCGCGGCTTCGACGAGCCGGTGCGCCTGCGCCGTCAGCGCGGCGAGATCGACGAGTTCGGACATGGCGCGACAATCCCCAGGACGTGGATCCGTATCTACGGCGTGCGGGCGGCCCCCACAAGGCCGGGGAACGCCGCCGTCGACCGTTTCGCCCGACGGATGTGGCACGAGCGCGGCGGGGTGCACGGAGCGTCGACGCACCCGCATTCCGAACGATCGCGGCAAGCAGGCGCTAACCCTTTCGGCCGTCGAGGAAATGTTTACCCCGTCGGTTAAGCCGGACAAGGGGGCCGCGGGGCTAGGGTCGTCTCGTGAAGGGACCCGGCGGCGCAACCCACGACAAGCCGGGCCCGGAACGGGATGCGTTGAAACCGAGGCGACGAAGAGAATGACGGGAGCCACACCCGCTTGGGGCGGACGCAGCCTGCGCCTCGACCCCCTCGCCCTGCCCGTCCGGTGGTCGGTTCCGACCGACCAGGGCGGCCCGGCGGCCCACGACGCCGCTGTCTATCTCGACCGCTCCGGCGTGATCGTGAAGCGCCGGCTGTCCGGCTTGCCGCTGACCCTCAGCCTGCCGATCGCCGCCTATGCCGGCGTCGCGATCCGCCTGACCCCGGACGCCCAGGGCGCCCTGATCGCCAGCGTCGAACTCAGCCACCGCGACCCCGCGCTGACGCTGCCGCTCACGGTCACCCGCGACCTCGAGGCCGCCGCCGCCGACTGGCGCGGCTGGTCCGAGACTTTGTCGCTGCCGATGCTCCTGATCGAGACCTTCGGCGAACCCTCGGTCGTCACGCCGCCGGCCTCGGTGCCGATCGGCACGCCGCAGCCGCGCCGGCGCACCGGCCTCCTCACCAAGCGCCGCCCGCGCTTCCTGGTCCGCCGCAAGCCCGGCCACTCCGGCGAGATGCCGGTGCTGCGCGGCTGCCGCGAGATCATCTGCTACGAGTGAACGCGCCCTTCAGAGCGAGCGGATCAGCGCGTCGGCGACGAAGCCTGTGAACAGGATCAGCCCGGCCTCGCGGTTGGAGCGGAACAGCGTCAGGCAGCGCTCGCCGTCGTCCATGTCGAAGCGGATCACCTGATAGGCGAGGTGCGCGGCGAAGCCCGCGAGCCCGAGCCAGGCGAAGACGTGGCCGTGCGCCAGCGCCACCGCCGTGCCGACCGCCGCCACCGCCAGCGTGTAGCAGACCGCCAGGAACGGCCGCGACTGCTCGCCGAAGGTGCGCGCGGTCGAGCCGAGCCCGATCAACGCGTCGTCCTCGCGGTCCTGGTGGGCGTAGATGGTGTCGTAGCCGACCGTCCAGGCGACGGCGCCGACGTAGAGCGCCAGCGGTGCTGCCGACAGGCCTTGGAACACCACCGACCAGCCCATCAGCGCGCCCCAGGAGAAGGCGAGCCCGAGCACGAGCTGGGGATAGCCGGTGACGCGCTTCATGAAGGGGTAGACCGCCACCACGCCGAGCGAGGCGATGCCGAGCGTGACCGAGAACAGGTCGAACTGGAGGAGCACCAGGAAGCCGACCATGGCCTCGGCCACCATGAAGGCGATCGCTTCGCGCAGCTTGACCCGCCCCGACGGCAGCGGCCGCGAACGCGTCCGCGCCACCCGGGCGTCGATGTGGCGGTCGACGATGTCGTTGTAGGTGCAGCCGGCCCCGCGCATCGCCACCGCGCCGACCAGAAACAGCAGCAGCAGCACGGGATCGGGCAGCGGCCGACCGGCGACGCCGGACGCCAGCGCCACCGACCACCAGCACGGCCACAGCAGCAGCCACCAGCCGATCGGCCGATCCAGCCGGGCGAGCTGGGCGAAGGGCCGCCAGCGCGGCGGCAGCAGGGTGTCGACCCAGTTGCCGCGAGGGGCGTCGGCGACGGTGTTCGACGGATCCGGTTCGCTCATGGCCGCCGGTTTAGCGGGAATCGCGAGCCCGCGCGAGGGGGAGCGCGCGCATTGTGGCGCGGCGCCGGTCCGTGCTAGAGCGCGCGGCGACAAGGCCCCCTGCCCGCGAAGGTGTCCCCATGCACGTGCTGCTGATCGGTTCCGGCGGACGCGAGCACGCGCTCGCCGTCGCTCTCCGCGCGTCGGCCTCCACCACCCGGCTCACCGCCGCGCCGGGCAACGCCGGCATCGCCGCGGTGGCCGAGATCGCCGCGCTCGATCCGACCGATCACGCCGCCGTGGTGGCGTTCTGCAAGGCCGAGGACGTCGGCCTCGTGGTGGTCGGACCGGAGGCGCCGCTGGTGGCCGGGCTCGCCGACGACCTTTCCGCCGCCGGGATCCGCGTGTTCGGGCCGTCCCGCGAGGCGGCTCGGCTCGAGGGCTCCAAGGCCTTCACCAAGGCGCTCTGCGACGAGGCGGGCATCCCGACCGCCGCCTACGGCCGCTTCGGCGACGCCGCCGCCGCGCGCACCTACGTGCTCGAGAAGGGCGCGCCGATCGTCGTCAAGGCCGACGGCCTCGCCGCCGGCAAGGGCGTCGTCGTCGCCGCCTCGGTCGAGGAGGCGCTCGAGGCGGTCGACGCCTGCTTCGCCGGTGCCTTCGGCGCGGCCGGCGCCGAGGTGGTGATCGAGGAGTGCCTCGTCGGCGAGGAGGCGAGCTTCTTCGCGCTCTCCGACGGCACCACCGCCCTCGCCCTCGCCGCCGCCCAGGATCACAAACGCGCCTTCGACGGCGACACCGGCCCGAACACCGGCGGCATGGGCGCCTATTCGCCGACGCCGGTGGTGGACGCCGCCATGGCCGAGCGGATCATGGCCGAGATCGTCCGCCCCACCGTCGAGACGCTGAAGCGCCGCGGCACGCCCTTCGTCGGCGTGCTGTTCGCCGGCCTGATGATCGGCGAGGGCGGCCCGAAGCTGATCGAGTACAACGTCCGCTTCGGCGATCCCGAGGCCGAGGTGATCCTGCCGCGGCTCCGGTCCGACCTCGTCGCGCTGATGCTCGCCGCCGTCGAGGGCCGGCTCGCCGAGGCCGCGGTCGACCTTGCGCCGGACACCGCTCTCACCGTGGTGATGGCCTCGCGCGGCTATCCCGGCGACTACGTCAAGGGCAGCGAGATCCGCGGCCTCGACGCCGCCGCGGCCCTGCCGGGCGTGTCGGTGTTCCACGCCGGCACGGCGCAGAGGGACGGCCGTCTCGTCGCCACCGGCGGCCGCGTGCTCGCGGTCACCGCCCGCGGCGCCGACGCCGCCGCCGCCAAGGCCGCCGCCTACGCCGCCGTCGACGCGATCGACTGGCCCGGCGGCTTCTGCCGCCGCGACATCGGCTGGCGCGCGGTGGCGCGCGAACGAGGGTGAGGCGGATAGGTCAGGCGCCGGGCAGCAGCGGCACGCCGGCCGTCACCGCCGCGACGGCGAGGGCGCGGTCGAGCGTCGCCAGCGGCAGGACGAGGCGGATCGCGAGTTCGAGGTAGGCGGCGTCGTAGACGCTGAGACGATGGGTATCGGCGAGGACGACGGTAGCGGCGAAGGCCCGCGCCCGCGTCTGCGAATCGACCCTGATCGGCAGGTCCGCCAAGTCCGCGAGCACGCCCGTGCGGAAGTCGACGTCGACCCGTCCGCGCCGGACGGCCATGGTCAAGCTGTTGGCGATCTCAAGATGCCAGAGATCCGGAACCACCGCTCCTTCGGCGACGATGCGGTCGAACAGCCGCTCGATCGCCTCGGTGCGTTCGTCGCCGTGGACCCAGGCGAGCGTCGCGGAACTGTCGAGGACGAGGCTCACCGCCGACCGTCGTCGCGGAAGGCCGCCCACTCTTCGACCGAGATCGGTGCGCCGGAAAGATCGCGCGCCCGGGCCCGGATCCGCGCCGCGGCGGCGCGCGCGAGATCCGCGCCGGTCTCGTCGCGCGGCGGGACGTCACCGGGGACGAGCCTCGCGACGATACGGCCGGAGCGGACGATCGCGACTTCTCCGCCGTGCTCGACGCGGTCGAGCAGATCCGCGAACGTCCGCCGCGCTTCCGCAGCCGTCACCTCGTCCATCGCTCGCCTCCGAATTGGGCGTATCATCATACGCCCGTCGGAAGGCGTCGGACAGCGGCGCGTGCGATCGTCATCATCTCGCCCAGACGGCGACCTATCGCAGCGTCCGCCAATGCGGAGCACGCCCATGTCCCCCGTTCCCCCGCCCCGTCGTGTCGGTGTCGCCCTCGGCGGCGGCGGGGCGCGCGGGCTCGCCCACGTCCACGTGCTCGAGGCGCTCGACGATCTCGGCGTCAAGCCGGTGGCGATCACCGGCACGTCGATCGGCGCGATCCTCGGGTCCGCCTACGCGGCCGGCATGAGCGGGGCCGAGGTGCGCGAGGCGGTGCTCGACGCGTTCCGGCGACCCTCGGAGATCTGGGCCAAGCTCTGGCAGCTCCGCCCGAAGAGCTTCGCGGACCTGTTCGGCACCGGCCTCACCCAGTTCGACCCCGAGCGCGTGCTCGACCTGTTCCTGCCCGAGGGTCTGCCCAAGCGCTTCGAGGACCTGGCGATCCCCTTCACCGCCGTCGCCACCGACTTCTACGGCTGCCGCGAGGTCGAGATCGCCTCGGGCCCGCTCCGCCGCGCCGTCGCCGCGTCGATCGCGCTGCCGATCGTGTTCCGGCCGGTCGAGATCGACGGTGTCCCGATGATCGACGGCAGTGTCGTCAACCCGCTGCCGTTCGACCGGCTGCCGGACGACGTCGACCTGGTGATCGCCGTCGACGTGGTCGGCGCCCCCGAGCGCGCCGCCGGGCGCAGCCACCCCAACGCCCGCGAGTCGATCTTCGGGGCCAGCCAGATCCTGATGCAGACGGTGATCACGGAGAAGCTGAAGGCGCGCCGGCCCGACATCCTGGTGCGTCCGCCGGTCGACGCCTTCGGCGTGCTCGACTTCCTCAAGGCCGCCGCGGTGATCCGCTCCACCGCCGCGGTGCGCGACGACGTCCGCCGTCAGCTCGGCGCCGCCCTCGAGGGCCGGCTCGTCGAGGATCTCAACGGCGGGCCCTGAAGAAGCCGCGCAGAAGGTCGGCCGCCGCGGTCTCGCGGATGCCGGAATAGACCTCGGGCGCGTGGTGGCAGGTCGGCGCCGCGAACAGCCGGACGCCGTGCTCGACGGCGCCACCCTTCTCGTCGCCGGCGCCGTAGTAGAGCCGTCGGATGCGCGCGAACGAGATCGCCCCCGCGCACATCGGGCAGGGCTCGAGGGTGACGTGGAGGTCGCAGCCGACCAGCCGTTCCGAGCCGATCGCGGCGGCGGCGGCGCGGATCGCCAGCACCTCGGCGTGGGCGGTCGGGTCCTTCAGCTCGAGCGTGCGGTTGCCGGCGCGGGCGAGGACCACGCCGTCGCGCACGACGACCGCGCCGACGGGAACCTCGCCGCGCGCGGCGGCCGCCTCCGCCTCGGCGAGGGCGAGCGCCATGAAGCCCTCGTCCGCGCCCCGGTCGGCGCGTTCTTCGGCCTCCTCGTCGGTCGCATTCGCCATCGATGCCGTTCCGCCCCGCCGGTTTCCCTGCTATTCACCCGTGCCATGAAGACACCGAAGAATTCAACGCCGTCCGCGGCCGAACCCGAACGCGTCGCCAAGGTGATCGCGCGTGCCGGCGTGTCCTCGCGCCGCGAGGCCGAGGCGATGATCGCCGAGGGCCGCGTCGCCCTCAACGGCGTCGTGCTCGACACGCCCGCCGTCACCGTCAAGCCGGGCGACGTCGTCACCGTCGACGGCCAGCCGCTGCCGGAGCGCGAGCGCACCCGGCTGTGGATGTTCCACAAGCCGCGCGGCCTCGTCACGACCACCCACGATCCCGAGGGCCGGCGGACCGTGTTCGACGTGCTGCCGGACGACCTGCCCCGCGTGATGACGGTCGGCCGCCTCGACATCAACACCGAGGGCCTTCTGCTGCTCACCAACGACGGCGGGCTGTCGCGCGTGCTCGAACTGCCGGCGACCGGCTGGCTCCGGCGCTACCGCGTGCGCGCCCACGGCGCGGTCGAGCAGGCCGACCTCGACGCCCTGCGCGACGGCGTCGCCATCGACGGCATCCTCTACGGCGCCGTCGAAGCGACGCTCGACAGCCGCAAGGGCGACAACGTCTGGCTCACGGTGGGTCTGCGCGAGGGCAAGAACCGCGAGGTCAAGAACATCCTCGCCCATCTCGGCCTCGAGGTGAACCGGCTGATCCGCCTGTCCTTCGGGCCGTTCCAGCTCGGCGACCTCGCCGAGGGCGCCGTCGAGGAGGTGCCGCGGCGCGTGCTCAAGGAGCAGCTCGGCGAGCGCCTCGCCGGCGAGGCCGGCGCCGACTTCCGCCTGCGCGAGGGCGAGCGCCAGCCCGAGCGTCAGCGTGGCCTCGGCATCGCCGAACAGTCCGCCCCGCGCGACGACGACGAACGGCCGCCCGAGGCCAAGGGCAAGGTGGCGCGCGCGCCGCGCCGCCCCGACGCCGCCCGCAGCCGCCACCGCCACGAGGCCGACATCGAGCACAACGCCGACACCCGCCAGGGTCGAGGCGGCGAGAGCCGTCAGGGTCGGGGCGCAGAGCGTGCTCCCGGGAGGGACAAGCCGCACGGCCGTCCGGCGCCACGTCCGGTCGAAGCCGGCGCGCCGAAGCGCCGCGCCGCCGAGGAACGCCGCGAGCCGGCGCCGCCGCCGAACGCCGGCCGCAGCCGGCTCGGCGCAGCCAAGCCCGAGGCGCTGACGCCCGACCGGCCGAAGCGGCTCGACCGGGCGAAGCGCGAGAGCGAGGCCGCAGAGGCGCCGCGCGCCCACAAGACCGGTCGCGCCTTCGAGGTCGCCCGCAAGCCGAAGCCCGAGACGGCGGAGCGCACCGAAGCGCCGCGCGGCGCGCTGAAGTCGCGCGGCTCGCTCTCCCACGGCGGCGGCCCCGACGCGCCCTCGCGCGCCCGCGGCAGCCGCAGCCACGGCGCGACGGCGGAGCGCGACGGCGGACGCGCCGCGCCGCGTCCGGTCGCCGACGAACGTCCGCGCGGCCGGCGCGCCGAGCCGGACTCCGGCGGCTTCCGGCCACGCACCGACGCGATCGGTGGCGACGAGTTCGAGCGTCGCGAGGCGCGGACCGGCGGTCCGGCCGGCAAGCGCCCGGTCCGCGACGACGACCGCCGCCCCCGCCGTCCGGGCGGCGAGGAGAGCCGATTCCGCCGCACCGGCGGCGACGAGCCCCGTGCCGGCGGGCGTTCCGACAAGCCGACGCGCGGCGCCGCTCCGGCCGGTGAGGAGCGCCGCGCCCGTGCGCCGCGGCCGTCCGCCGTCGAGGGTGGTCCGAAGAGTGCCGGTCCGAAGGGCACCGGCCTTAAGACCGCCGATCGTGGCGAGGCCCGCGGACCCCGCGCGGCCGAATCGCGCGACGACAGGCCCCGCGGCGAGAGGGCCGGTGCGGAGCGTTCGCGCGCCGAGCGGCCCCGTTCCGAGCGCCCGCGCGCCGACGGTCCCGCCTCGGGCGGCGGCAAGCCGCGGGCGGGGAAGCCGGGCGGCGGAAAGCCCGCGTCCGGCAGCCCGAAGCCTGCGGGTCCGAAGCCTGCGGGTCCCGGTGGTCGGCCGGGCGGCGGCAAGCCGAGGGGGCCGCATGCGGATCGTCGGCGGTAGGTTCCGAGGCACGGCGCTGGCCGGACCGGCCGAGGGCTCGCTCGCGATCCGGCCGACCACCGACCGGCTGCGCGAGAGCCTGTTCAACATCCTGGAGCACGCCCATCACGGCGTGCTCCGCGACGCCCGCGTGCTCGACCTCTTCGCCGGCACCGGCGCGCTCGGCTTCGAGGCGATGAGCCGCGGTGCGAAGGCCTGCCTGTTCGTGGAGGAGAGCGCCGAGGCACGCGGCATCATCCGCCGCAACCAGGAGGCGCTCGGCCTGACCGGGACGACGCGGATCTTCCGGCGCGACGCCACCGACATGGGGCCGGTCGGCACCGCCGAACCCTACACGCTCGCCTTCCTCGACCCACCCTATGGCAAGGGCCTCGCCGACGCCGCCCTCGCCGCGCTGAAGCGCGGCGGCTGGCTGGTGCCGGGGGCGCTGGTGGTGGTCGAGGAGACGGCCAAGGCCGAGATCGCGTGGCCGGCCGGCTTCGAGCCGGTCGACCGCCGCGTCTACGGCGACACGGCGATCGCCTTCGCGACCGCCGGCTGACGACGGATCCCGATCAGTGGACGCGGGCGAGGCCGGCGTCGATGGTGATCTTGCACTTGCCGTCCGGCTGGACGTGGGTGAACTTGACCCGAATGGTGTTCGCCTTGGCGGTGTTGGTGGCGGGCGTCACGGCGAAGCCCTCGTAGGCGACGTCGCCTGTCCAGAAACCCCAGCCGTTGGCCTCGCCGAAGCTGGCCTTGCCCTTGGCGGCGAAGGTGGTGCGGCCGTTGGGCCGCAGTTCGCGGCCGGCCCAGTCGAACTTGACGAACAGCGAGTCCGGCCGGTCGCCGAAGGCGATCCGATAGGTGACCTCCGTCACGGTGCCGACGCTCGGGCAACCGGTGGCGGGGCCCGCGGTGACGACACCGTGGCCTCGGAACTCCACCGGGTCGGCGGCGGCGGTGCCGACGGCGGCGGCGAGGGCGGCGGCGGCGATGATGATCCTGGTCGACATCTCGGTGGCTCCCCCGCTCAATCCGGCCGACGGATGGTCATGGCCTCGAAGGTGACCGTGCAGCCCTCGGCGTCGAAGTTGCCGATCTTTCCTGAGATCTTCACCGTCGGCGTCGTCGCGGCGATCTTCGAGGGCGTCATCACGAAGTTCGAGTAGGAACTCTCCTGCGAGCCGGTATTGCCGCGCGAGAAGATGTAGACGCCCTGCGCCTTGCCGGCCGCTCGGAAAGCGGCGCGGTCGCCGGCCGCGTCGACGGCGACGAAACTGTAGTCGCTGAGCCCGAATCCCATCCGGATGTTGTCGCGCGTCGTGCCGCTGCGCAGGTCGCGCTGGAACACGACCAGGGCGGTGTCGCCGACCGAGGCGACTTCCTCCGCGGTGCAAACCGACGACACCGCCGTGATCCTGAGCCCTCCGAAGAAGGCGAGACGATCGGCCGCGGCCTCCGCCGGGGCCGATCCAGATGCCGCGGCGGCCAGCGCCCCGGCGACGAGCGTCCACGTCCGCATCCGCCCCTCCTCTCCCCGTCCGGAAGATTACGGGTGCACTTTGCCACGATCGCAGGCGACATGCACGCGTCAGATGGCCAGTGGCGTGCGACGCGCCATAGGAAAGGGCCGGCCCCGCTCGCGCGGGCCCGGCCCCTCCCCCGTCTCCTCCCGAAACGGTCGATCGCGGCCGTCCGTCGGGGCTCCCTCCTCCGGGAACCCCGAGCGGTCATGGCGTCATTCCGCGGCGGCGCGGATCTCCGGGGCGGCCTGCTTGACGTCGCCGTCGACGTAGGCCTCGAACTTCTCGAAGTTCTTGACGAACATGCCGACCAGCTTGGCGGCCTGGGCGTCGTAGGCGAGCTTGTCGCGCCAGGTCTTGCGCGGGTGCAGGATGTGCGGCTCGACGCCCTCGAGATCGGTCGGGACGGCGAAGCCGAAGTTGCGGTCGGTGTAGAACTTGGCGTCCTTGAGCGAGCCGTCGAGCGCGGCCGTCAGCAGGCGGCGCGTCACCTTGATCGGCATGCGACGGCCCTCGCCGAAGGCGCCGCCGGTCCAGCCGGTGTTGACCAACCAGCAGTCGACCTCGTGGTCGGCGATCAGGCGCTTCAGCAACTCGCCGTATTCCGAGGGGTGACGCGGCATGAACGGGGCGCCGAAGCAGGTCGAGAAGGTCGCCTGCGGCTCGGTCACGCCCTTCTCGGTGCCGGCGACCTTGGCGGTGTAGCCGGACAGGAAGTGGTACATCGCCTGCGCCGGGGTCAGCTTGGCGATCGGCGGCATCACGCCGAAGGCGTCGGCGGTCAGCATGATGATGTTCTTCGGCTGCGGGGCACGGCCGGTCGCCGAGGCGTTCGGGATGAAGTGCAGCGGGTAGGCGCAGCGGGTGTTCTCGGTCTTCGAGCCGTCGTCGAAGTCCGGCTGGCGGGTCAGCGGGTCGATCGCGACGTTCTCGAGCACAGTGCCGAAGCGCTCGGTGGTGGCGTAGATCTCCGGCTCGGCCTCGCGGGAGAGGCGGATGGTCTTGGCGTAGCAGCCGCCCTCGAAGTTGAAGACGCCGTTCTCGGACCAGCCGTGCTCGTCGTCGCCGACGAGGGTGCGGGTCGGATCGGCCGACAGCGTGGTCTTGCCGGTGCCGGACAGGCCGAAGAACAGCGCGGTGTCGCCGGCCGGGCCGACGTTGGCCGAGCAGTGCATCGGCATCACGTTCTTGGCCGGCAGCAGGAAGTTCAGCATCGTGAAGACCGACTTCTTCATCTCGCCGGCATAGGACGTGCCGCCGATGAGGACGATCTTCCGGGTGAAGTCGCAGGCGATCACCGTCTCGGTGCGGACGCCGTGACGGGCCGGATCCGCCTTGAAGGACGGCAGGTCGATGATCGTCATCTGCGGCACGAAGGACAGCAGGTCCGCGCGGCCGGGACGGATCATCAGATTGCGGATGAAGAGCGAGTGCCAGGCGTACTCGGTCACCACGCGGGTCGGCAGGGCGTGGGCGTGCTCGGCGCCGCCGACGAGATCCTGGACGAACAGCTCGCGGCCCTTCGCATGGGCGAGGAAGTCGGCGTAGAGCAGCTCGAACTTCTCGGGCGACAGCGGCTTGTTGTTGTCCCACCAGACGGAGCCGTCGGTGGTGGCGTCGCGGACGACGAACTTGTCGTTCGGCGAGCGGCCGGTGTGGACGCCGGTTTCGACGGCGAAGGCGCCGCCGGCCGCCACGACACCCTCGCCGCGGCGGATGGCCTCTTCGTAGAGCTCGGGCTCGCCGAGGTTCCAGTACAGGGCGGACAGATCGGAGAGACCGGTCGTTTCGATGCCCTTGGCGGCGTTCCAGATGCCCGTCTGCTTCACGTCGATGAATCCCGTCGAGACGCCCGGCCGACGTTCGGTCGGCAGCTTGGCGAGGTGCCCCATGAACCGATCCGTCCGCGCATTTTTATGGGGGAACGGTACCGACCGGCGATGACGTATCCGCACCTTACGTAAACGGGAGGCACCTATGAAATGCCGCAACC
Coding sequences within:
- a CDS encoding TldD/PmbA family protein, which encodes MSELVDLAALTAQAHRLVEAALRAGADAADAVASRSVNEVVSLRLGKVEKVEHSENDDFGLRVFVGERNATVSATLGADVGELAERVVAMAKAAPPDRFAGLADRALLARDVPDLDLCDGVTPDVAALSERARACEDAARAVAGVANSNGAGAYWSRAGAALVTSTGFSGGYETSRHGHSVSVIAGEGTAMERDWDSSGKVHLADLEAPDVVGRRAGERTVRRLNPRRLDTRLATIVYDPRVSTSIVGAITGAISGAAIARGTSFLKNALGEAILPAGFTISDDPRRPRGLASRPFDGEGLPSLPLDLVVDGVLQTWILDGATARELGLASNGRAARGTGSPSPSATNVLLHPGDVSPEELIRQVGTGLYVTDFIGHGTNLVTGDYSRGATGFWIENGELTYPVSEITVAGRLPEMFRAITRANDIEWRGSYTAPTLAIEGLTIAGR
- a CDS encoding DUF6101 family protein, translating into MTGATPAWGGRSLRLDPLALPVRWSVPTDQGGPAAHDAAVYLDRSGVIVKRRLSGLPLTLSLPIAAYAGVAIRLTPDAQGALIASVELSHRDPALTLPLTVTRDLEAAAADWRGWSETLSLPMLLIETFGEPSVVTPPASVPIGTPQPRRRTGLLTKRRPRFLVRRKPGHSGEMPVLRGCREIICYE
- the ubiA gene encoding 4-hydroxybenzoate octaprenyltransferase, whose protein sequence is MSEPDPSNTVADAPRGNWVDTLLPPRWRPFAQLARLDRPIGWWLLLWPCWWSVALASGVAGRPLPDPVLLLLFLVGAVAMRGAGCTYNDIVDRHIDARVARTRSRPLPSGRVKLREAIAFMVAEAMVGFLVLLQFDLFSVTLGIASLGVVAVYPFMKRVTGYPQLVLGLAFSWGALMGWSVVFQGLSAAPLALYVGAVAWTVGYDTIYAHQDREDDALIGLGSTARTFGEQSRPFLAVCYTLAVAAVGTAVALAHGHVFAWLGLAGFAAHLAYQVIRFDMDDGERCLTLFRSNREAGLILFTGFVADALIRSL
- the purD gene encoding phosphoribosylamine--glycine ligase; protein product: MHVLLIGSGGREHALAVALRASASTTRLTAAPGNAGIAAVAEIAALDPTDHAAVVAFCKAEDVGLVVVGPEAPLVAGLADDLSAAGIRVFGPSREAARLEGSKAFTKALCDEAGIPTAAYGRFGDAAAARTYVLEKGAPIVVKADGLAAGKGVVVAASVEEALEAVDACFAGAFGAAGAEVVIEECLVGEEASFFALSDGTTALALAAAQDHKRAFDGDTGPNTGGMGAYSPTPVVDAAMAERIMAEIVRPTVETLKRRGTPFVGVLFAGLMIGEGGPKLIEYNVRFGDPEAEVILPRLRSDLVALMLAAVEGRLAEAAVDLAPDTALTVVMASRGYPGDYVKGSEIRGLDAAAALPGVSVFHAGTAQRDGRLVATGGRVLAVTARGADAAAAKAAAYAAVDAIDWPGGFCRRDIGWRAVARERG
- a CDS encoding type II toxin-antitoxin system VapC family toxin encodes the protein MSLVLDSSATLAWVHGDERTEAIERLFDRIVAEGAVVPDLWHLEIANSLTMAVRRGRVDVDFRTGVLADLADLPIRVDSQTRARAFAATVVLADTHRLSVYDAAYLELAIRLVLPLATLDRALAVAAVTAGVPLLPGA
- a CDS encoding type II toxin-antitoxin system Phd/YefM family antitoxin, which encodes MDEVTAAEARRTFADLLDRVEHGGEVAIVRSGRIVARLVPGDVPPRDETGADLARAAAARIRARARDLSGAPISVEEWAAFRDDGRR
- a CDS encoding patatin-like phospholipase family protein codes for the protein MSPVPPPRRVGVALGGGGARGLAHVHVLEALDDLGVKPVAITGTSIGAILGSAYAAGMSGAEVREAVLDAFRRPSEIWAKLWQLRPKSFADLFGTGLTQFDPERVLDLFLPEGLPKRFEDLAIPFTAVATDFYGCREVEIASGPLRRAVAASIALPIVFRPVEIDGVPMIDGSVVNPLPFDRLPDDVDLVIAVDVVGAPERAAGRSHPNARESIFGASQILMQTVITEKLKARRPDILVRPPVDAFGVLDFLKAAAVIRSTAAVRDDVRRQLGAALEGRLVEDLNGGP
- a CDS encoding nucleoside deaminase; translation: MANATDEEAEERADRGADEGFMALALAEAEAAAARGEVPVGAVVVRDGVVLARAGNRTLELKDPTAHAEVLAIRAAAAAIGSERLVGCDLHVTLEPCPMCAGAISFARIRRLYYGAGDEKGGAVEHGVRLFAAPTCHHAPEVYSGIRETAAADLLRGFFRARR
- a CDS encoding pseudouridine synthase; this translates as MKTPKNSTPSAAEPERVAKVIARAGVSSRREAEAMIAEGRVALNGVVLDTPAVTVKPGDVVTVDGQPLPERERTRLWMFHKPRGLVTTTHDPEGRRTVFDVLPDDLPRVMTVGRLDINTEGLLLLTNDGGLSRVLELPATGWLRRYRVRAHGAVEQADLDALRDGVAIDGILYGAVEATLDSRKGDNVWLTVGLREGKNREVKNILAHLGLEVNRLIRLSFGPFQLGDLAEGAVEEVPRRVLKEQLGERLAGEAGADFRLREGERQPERQRGLGIAEQSAPRDDDERPPEAKGKVARAPRRPDAARSRHRHEADIEHNADTRQGRGGESRQGRGAERAPGRDKPHGRPAPRPVEAGAPKRRAAEERREPAPPPNAGRSRLGAAKPEALTPDRPKRLDRAKRESEAAEAPRAHKTGRAFEVARKPKPETAERTEAPRGALKSRGSLSHGGGPDAPSRARGSRSHGATAERDGGRAAPRPVADERPRGRRAEPDSGGFRPRTDAIGGDEFERREARTGGPAGKRPVRDDDRRPRRPGGEESRFRRTGGDEPRAGGRSDKPTRGAAPAGEERRARAPRPSAVEGGPKSAGPKGTGLKTADRGEARGPRAAESRDDRPRGERAGAERSRAERPRSERPRADGPASGGGKPRAGKPGGGKPASGSPKPAGPKPAGPGGRPGGGKPRGPHADRRR
- the rsmD gene encoding 16S rRNA (guanine(966)-N(2))-methyltransferase RsmD, which gives rise to MRIVGGRFRGTALAGPAEGSLAIRPTTDRLRESLFNILEHAHHGVLRDARVLDLFAGTGALGFEAMSRGAKACLFVEESAEARGIIRRNQEALGLTGTTRIFRRDATDMGPVGTAEPYTLAFLDPPYGKGLADAALAALKRGGWLVPGALVVVEETAKAEIAWPAGFEPVDRRVYGDTAIAFATAG
- a CDS encoding phosphoenolpyruvate carboxykinase, with the protein product MKQTGIWNAAKGIETTGLSDLSALYWNLGEPELYEEAIRRGEGVVAAGGAFAVETGVHTGRSPNDKFVVRDATTDGSVWWDNNKPLSPEKFELLYADFLAHAKGRELFVQDLVGGAEHAHALPTRVVTEYAWHSLFIRNLMIRPGRADLLSFVPQMTIIDLPSFKADPARHGVRTETVIACDFTRKIVLIGGTSYAGEMKKSVFTMLNFLLPAKNVMPMHCSANVGPAGDTALFFGLSGTGKTTLSADPTRTLVGDDEHGWSENGVFNFEGGCYAKTIRLSREAEPEIYATTERFGTVLENVAIDPLTRQPDFDDGSKTENTRCAYPLHFIPNASATGRAPQPKNIIMLTADAFGVMPPIAKLTPAQAMYHFLSGYTAKVAGTEKGVTEPQATFSTCFGAPFMPRHPSEYGELLKRLIADHEVDCWLVNTGWTGGAFGEGRRMPIKVTRRLLTAALDGSLKDAKFYTDRNFGFAVPTDLEGVEPHILHPRKTWRDKLAYDAQAAKLVGMFVKNFEKFEAYVDGDVKQAAPEIRAAAE